In Aegilops tauschii subsp. strangulata cultivar AL8/78 chromosome 3, Aet v6.0, whole genome shotgun sequence, one genomic interval encodes:
- the LOC109752909 gene encoding uncharacterized protein, which produces MAEEGGKKFGRNYLTWTDEMDIALLEVLVEHHNNGDHAQNGWKSHVYSVVIGNVREKCNVTITKENISSRCKTFEKHYEAISKMLSQSGFGWDWINNKLSIDSEDVWIKYVAANKKVGFYKNKVIKNWDAITTIYSKDHANGEGAVTGAETVVEPTMEPNEASPEVPHKKQRTGDAILCLLGDMKGSFNDALKSLEPLPLPQVTPPAEILATLEMIPDLARGDILRSYGKLILSERLYQALLELPMNFRKEWLLMLE; this is translated from the exons ATGGCTGAAGAAGGTGGAAAAAAATTTGGTAGAAATTACCTCACATGGACAGATGAAATGGACATTGCACTACTGGAGGTCCTTGTTGAGCATCACAACAATGGTGATCATGCCCAGAATGGATGGAAGTCCCATGTCTACAGTGTTGTTATAGGTAATGTGCGTGAGAAGTGCAATGTGACCATCACAAAGGAAAACATAAGTTCAAGGTGCAAAACCTTTGAAAAGCACTATGAGGCCATTAGCAAGATGCTTTCTCAAAGTGGATTTGGGTGGGATTGGATCAATAACAAGTTGTCAATTGATAGTGAAGATGTGTGGATTAAATATGTCGCG gcTAACAAGAAAGTAGGATTTTACAAGAACAAGGTCATTAAGAATTGGGATGCTATAACCACCATATACTCAAAAGATCATGCAAATGGTGAAGGTGCTGTCACAGGTGCTGAAACTGTTGTAGAACCAACTATGGAACCCAATGAAGCCTCTCCTGAAGTGCCACACAAAAAACAGCGGACTGGTGATGCCATCCTGTGCCTACTTGGGGATATGAAAGGCTCATTTAATGATGCTTTGAAGTCACTTGAGCCTTTACCTCTGCCCCAAGTTACACCTCCTGCTGAAATCCTCGCGACACTTGAGATGATCCCTGATTTGGCTCGTGGTGACATATTGCGATCTTATGGTAAGTTGA